One region of Bdellovibrio bacteriovorus genomic DNA includes:
- a CDS encoding CpaF family protein, translating into MSDKSSVFKQTIQQNLGPVLKYLDDKGVSEILINGHQEIFVEKKGKLERVPETFPSEDDLRAAVNSIAQSVGRRIDDESPRLDARLPDGSRIAAVIPPMSRKGTTLSIRKFTNNKITFADYIKFGAITEDGARFLDICMFLGKNIIVSGGTGSGKTTLLSLLCTRIPKGQRVMVIEDSSELQVDYEHVVMFETRQADQMGKGEVSIKDLLKSALRLRPDRIIVGEVRSSEALELLNAMNTGHKGCMGTVHANTPEDAIVRLEALAQGGDGKISEKALRSQVVSAIEIIIQVSRFSDGSRRIAAISEVRGFNSDGSYNVVPIFEMSRLTRRPDGTLEGKLQATGNVPTFMDEIIDNNLPFPKAKFNKPQAA; encoded by the coding sequence ATGTCTGATAAGTCGAGCGTTTTCAAACAGACCATTCAGCAGAATTTAGGTCCTGTCTTGAAGTACCTTGATGACAAGGGTGTTTCCGAAATTCTTATCAACGGACACCAAGAAATTTTCGTCGAAAAAAAGGGGAAGCTCGAAAGAGTCCCTGAAACTTTTCCGTCCGAAGATGATCTGCGCGCGGCGGTGAACAGTATCGCCCAAAGCGTGGGTCGACGTATCGATGACGAATCGCCTCGTCTTGATGCGCGTTTGCCGGATGGTTCACGTATCGCGGCGGTGATCCCGCCAATGTCCCGTAAGGGCACGACACTTTCTATTCGTAAATTTACCAATAATAAAATCACTTTTGCGGACTACATCAAGTTTGGCGCAATCACTGAAGATGGCGCGCGCTTTTTGGATATCTGCATGTTCTTAGGAAAAAACATCATTGTCAGCGGTGGTACCGGTTCCGGTAAAACCACATTGCTTTCGCTTTTGTGCACGCGCATTCCTAAGGGTCAGCGTGTGATGGTGATCGAAGACTCTTCCGAACTTCAAGTGGATTACGAACACGTCGTGATGTTTGAAACTCGTCAAGCCGACCAAATGGGGAAGGGCGAAGTTTCCATCAAAGATCTTTTAAAAAGTGCTCTTCGTTTAAGACCCGATCGCATCATCGTGGGGGAGGTTCGTTCTAGCGAAGCTCTTGAACTTTTGAATGCGATGAACACCGGTCACAAAGGGTGTATGGGCACGGTCCACGCCAACACGCCTGAAGATGCCATTGTCCGTTTGGAAGCCTTGGCTCAAGGTGGGGACGGTAAGATCAGCGAAAAAGCTTTGCGCTCGCAAGTCGTCTCGGCGATCGAAATTATTATCCAAGTTTCCCGTTTTTCAGACGGATCTCGCCGTATCGCCGCAATCAGCGAAGTGCGCGGATTTAATAGCGATGGTTCGTACAACGTTGTTCCCATTTTTGAAATGTCCCGTCTTACACGCCGTCCCGACGGAACCCTGGAAGGAAAGCTCCAAGCGACCGGCAACGTGCCGACATTCATGGACGAAATCATCGACAACAACCTCCCATTCCCAAAAGCCAAGTTCAACAAACCCCAAGCCGCATAG
- the eno gene encoding phosphopyruvate hydratase: protein MSEIISVVSREILDSRGNPTVEVEVTTADGNMGRAAVPSGASTGAHEACELRDGDKNRYLGKGVYKAVDNIREKIAPEILGLQVTEQVYIDKILRDIDGTENKSNLGANAILGVSLAVAKAAAADSNLPLYRYVGGSQACRLPVPLMNVLNGGAHANNGLDIQEFMIVPTVNNSYAESLRAGAEIFHTLKKILAKKGLSTAVGDEGGFAPKLGSNQEALDLLMSAIVDAGYDPGQNVFLALDVASTEMYKDGKYEWQGGHITPAELLNIYKSWGEKYPLVSIEDGFAEDDWDSWVKATTEMGSTMQLIGDDLFVTNPKRLRMGLERKAGNALLVKVNQIGTLTETFEAVNLAQRNKYRTIMSHRSGETEDVTIADLAVALNCHQIKTGSLCRGERTAKYNQLLRIEEDLGGMGMYWDKSAFR from the coding sequence ATGTCTGAGATTATCAGCGTCGTCTCTCGTGAAATTTTAGATAGCCGTGGAAATCCAACGGTTGAAGTTGAAGTCACTACAGCTGATGGCAATATGGGCCGCGCGGCCGTTCCATCAGGAGCCTCTACGGGAGCTCACGAAGCTTGTGAGCTTCGTGATGGTGATAAAAACCGTTATCTTGGTAAAGGTGTTTATAAAGCGGTGGATAACATCCGCGAAAAAATTGCTCCGGAGATCTTGGGTCTTCAAGTGACAGAGCAAGTTTACATCGACAAAATCCTTCGTGATATCGACGGCACTGAAAACAAATCAAACTTGGGCGCGAACGCGATCCTAGGCGTGTCTTTGGCAGTGGCTAAAGCCGCAGCCGCAGATTCTAATCTTCCTCTTTACCGCTACGTGGGTGGTTCTCAAGCCTGCCGTTTGCCGGTTCCGTTGATGAACGTTCTTAACGGCGGAGCTCACGCGAACAACGGTCTTGATATTCAAGAGTTCATGATCGTTCCTACAGTGAACAATTCTTACGCTGAATCTCTTCGTGCGGGTGCAGAGATCTTCCACACATTGAAAAAAATCTTGGCGAAAAAAGGTCTTTCAACAGCTGTGGGTGACGAAGGTGGCTTTGCTCCCAAATTGGGTTCGAACCAAGAGGCTTTGGATCTTTTGATGAGCGCGATCGTGGATGCGGGTTATGATCCAGGTCAAAACGTGTTCTTGGCTTTGGACGTTGCTTCTACGGAAATGTACAAAGACGGTAAATACGAATGGCAAGGTGGTCACATCACGCCAGCAGAACTTTTGAACATCTACAAATCTTGGGGCGAAAAATATCCTCTGGTTTCTATCGAAGACGGCTTTGCTGAAGACGACTGGGATTCATGGGTAAAAGCTACGACAGAGATGGGTTCAACAATGCAATTGATCGGTGACGATCTTTTCGTAACAAACCCAAAACGTTTGCGTATGGGTCTTGAAAGAAAAGCGGGTAATGCTCTTCTAGTGAAAGTAAACCAAATCGGTACTTTGACAGAGACTTTCGAAGCCGTGAACTTAGCGCAAAGAAACAAATACCGCACAATCATGTCTCATCGTTCCGGTGAAACAGAAGACGTGACGATCGCAGATTTAGCGGTAGCTTTGAACTGCCACCAAATCAAAACAGGCAGCTTGTGCCGTGGTGAACGTACCGCGAAGTACAACCAACTTCTTCGCATCGAAGAAGACCTGGGTGGCATGGGAATGTACTGGGATAAATCCGCATTCCGCTAA
- a CDS encoding DsbA family protein — translation MKALKILSIGALALSLVNCAPSAKQLKEAVEKDPSIVFVAIEKDPEAFIEVVNKAAQNAQRKAQEKAVAEEGKKRDEEFANPLQPAVEEGRVIFGPKDAKVTIIEYSDFECPYCSKGHATVDEVMKAYPKDVRVVYKHLPLDFHPMAMPAARYFEAIAMQDHAKAEKFYNLVFENQGDLRTKKEGSLKESAKKAGADMKRLEKDLNSEAITKRIEADMEEARKFGFSGTPGFLINGVSLRGAYPFSEFKDIIDRHLAAKK, via the coding sequence TTGAAAGCACTAAAGATTCTTAGCATCGGCGCGTTGGCACTTTCCCTAGTGAACTGTGCTCCTTCTGCAAAACAACTTAAAGAAGCAGTAGAAAAAGATCCAAGCATCGTTTTCGTAGCTATCGAAAAAGACCCTGAAGCATTTATCGAAGTTGTAAATAAAGCAGCTCAAAATGCACAACGTAAAGCTCAAGAAAAAGCCGTTGCTGAAGAAGGCAAAAAGCGTGATGAGGAATTCGCAAACCCACTTCAACCTGCAGTTGAAGAAGGCCGCGTTATCTTTGGTCCAAAAGACGCTAAAGTGACGATCATTGAATATTCTGACTTCGAGTGCCCATACTGCTCTAAAGGTCACGCGACAGTTGATGAAGTGATGAAAGCTTACCCAAAAGACGTTCGTGTTGTTTACAAGCACCTTCCTTTGGACTTCCATCCAATGGCGATGCCAGCAGCTAGATACTTCGAAGCTATCGCAATGCAAGACCATGCTAAAGCTGAAAAGTTCTACAACCTAGTTTTCGAAAACCAAGGTGACCTACGTACTAAAAAAGAAGGTTCTTTGAAAGAATCTGCTAAAAAAGCAGGCGCTGACATGAAGAGACTTGAAAAAGATCTTAACAGCGAAGCCATCACTAAACGCATTGAAGCGGACATGGAAGAAGCTCGTAAGTTCGGTTTCTCTGGAACTCCAGGTTTCTTGATCAACGGTGTTTCTTTACGTGGTGCTTACCCGTTCTCTGAGTTCAAGGACATCATCGATCGTCACTTGGCTGCTAAGAAATAA
- a CDS encoding HEPN domain-containing protein: MSAHAKSLILKAQDDLDLAKKNLHDEKQHDMVGYNLAQACEKYLKALCEMRGLEYPSDEEGHDLDALMQVLEENNFAAISSHADVIELTPYNATNAHVRADERLDMEEYVGYVENLKKLVGEQLKLL; encoded by the coding sequence ATGAGCGCTCACGCAAAATCTCTCATTCTTAAAGCTCAGGACGATTTGGATCTTGCTAAAAAGAATCTGCATGATGAAAAGCAGCACGATATGGTTGGCTATAATTTAGCTCAAGCTTGTGAAAAATATTTGAAAGCATTGTGCGAAATGCGCGGCTTGGAATACCCTTCGGATGAAGAAGGTCATGATCTTGACGCCTTGATGCAAGTTCTAGAAGAAAACAACTTCGCTGCGATTTCTTCTCACGCGGATGTAATCGAATTAACTCCCTACAACGCCACAAACGCCCATGTTCGTGCCGATGAGCGTTTGGATATGGAAGAGTATGTCGGTTACGTGGAAAACTTAAAGAAGCTTGTAGGTGAACAACTGAAACTTCTTTAG
- a CDS encoding septum formation initiator family protein, whose product MKQNILMSYTQFAVGVRRFLNHPTKVAMCCLVVFAVSIVLNGNVFRLWGLHRDFDRINEDISSTRRNIAGLSAQLKQAKDPSFIERQARDKLDLAGEHDLVFVFPEQ is encoded by the coding sequence ATGAAGCAGAATATTCTCATGTCCTACACTCAGTTTGCAGTCGGAGTCCGTCGTTTCTTGAATCATCCCACGAAAGTGGCGATGTGCTGTCTAGTGGTCTTTGCCGTTTCTATCGTTCTGAATGGAAATGTGTTCCGCCTTTGGGGATTGCATCGCGATTTTGACCGCATCAATGAAGACATCAGTTCTACTCGCAGAAATATTGCCGGCCTGTCCGCGCAATTAAAACAAGCAAAGGATCCGTCGTTTATTGAACGCCAGGCTCGCGATAAATTAGATCTGGCGGGTGAACATGACTTGGTCTTCGTTTTCCCTGAGCAATAG
- a CDS encoding murein L,D-transpeptidase catalytic domain family protein: MMSISPGKVIMTIAFTFTLAACGNQMPALPDDPNNEPVATNPDDNGGQGSTELPSIVEPTPTEPVTPPTLSEREQILKNYDYVDPNHIVPTEHLEEALIYFHKNKSSFKNQTVISVLDFSQKSTQKRWYFINMSTGSVWNIHVSHGKGSDSNHDGYAEKFSNVSGSNASSLGFYKTAETYQGSNGYSLRLDGLSSTNSNARSRAIVVHGASYVQDSSVIQGRSWGCPAVSSTNRDKVINMIKGGSLIYATN; encoded by the coding sequence ATGATGTCTATCTCACCTGGTAAAGTCATAATGACGATAGCTTTCACCTTCACACTCGCCGCATGCGGAAATCAAATGCCCGCACTTCCAGACGACCCCAACAACGAGCCTGTCGCTACCAATCCTGACGATAATGGCGGGCAGGGAAGCACAGAACTTCCATCGATCGTAGAACCCACACCCACAGAGCCTGTGACGCCTCCCACGTTAAGTGAGCGCGAACAGATTCTGAAGAATTACGACTATGTAGATCCGAACCACATTGTCCCGACAGAGCATTTAGAAGAAGCGCTGATTTATTTTCATAAAAATAAAAGCAGTTTCAAAAATCAAACAGTGATTTCAGTTTTGGATTTCAGCCAGAAATCGACACAGAAACGTTGGTACTTTATCAATATGTCGACGGGAAGTGTGTGGAACATTCACGTGTCGCATGGAAAAGGTTCTGACAGCAATCACGATGGTTATGCAGAGAAGTTCAGCAATGTGTCGGGTTCAAATGCCAGCTCTTTAGGTTTCTATAAAACCGCAGAAACTTATCAGGGCAGCAACGGCTATTCGTTGCGCTTAGACGGATTGTCTTCAACGAACTCCAACGCCCGTTCACGCGCGATTGTCGTTCACGGGGCTAGTTATGTTCAAGATTCAAGTGTGATCCAGGGAAGAAGCTGGGGATGTCCCGCGGTTTCGTCTACAAACCGCGATAAGGTCATCAATATGATCAAAGGCGGAAGTCTGATTTACGCGACAAACTAA
- a CDS encoding ankyrin repeat domain-containing protein: MRTWEDYKLTAQGEDSVFDYVRQGQIQNVLLYLAKHGDPDLVNHKGHSLLMLAAYNGHLSLVHLLLRYGANPNSRDHGGSTILMGVAFKGHNKIAQVLINAGADIHAKNNNGQTALMYAEAFGRKDMALMLTETSPHLRFKGPSAFRRLKAVFQLLQSPFTNKGVLHHE; this comes from the coding sequence GTGAGAACATGGGAAGACTATAAATTAACAGCTCAAGGTGAAGACTCTGTCTTTGATTACGTTCGCCAAGGGCAGATTCAAAACGTCCTATTGTATTTAGCAAAGCATGGAGATCCGGATTTGGTGAATCACAAGGGGCATTCCCTTTTGATGTTGGCTGCGTATAACGGCCACCTGTCTTTGGTTCACCTGCTTCTTCGCTATGGGGCGAATCCCAATTCTCGCGACCATGGCGGCAGCACGATCCTTATGGGCGTTGCTTTTAAAGGTCACAACAAGATTGCACAGGTTCTTATCAATGCCGGTGCTGATATTCATGCAAAAAACAATAACGGACAAACAGCTTTAATGTACGCCGAGGCCTTTGGTCGAAAAGACATGGCCCTTATGTTAACCGAAACTTCCCCTCACCTGCGCTTTAAAGGACCGAGTGCTTTTCGCCGTCTTAAAGCTGTTTTCCAACTTCTACAGTCCCCGTTTACAAATAAAGGAGTCTTACATCATGAGTAA
- a CDS encoding helix-turn-helix domain-containing protein has protein sequence MIDKHELEWTKESLRTLRLRMGWSKSELARRLHCSSEDVDSWEDGVRLIETPIKSELEILLRQAEEACDEVKYAPFAENECDKKALEQIHFSRVKLDLE, from the coding sequence ATGATTGATAAGCATGAACTGGAATGGACAAAAGAATCCCTTCGCACACTTCGCCTTCGTATGGGCTGGAGTAAGTCGGAACTTGCTCGTCGTTTGCATTGCTCTTCAGAGGATGTTGATTCTTGGGAAGATGGAGTCCGTCTGATTGAAACTCCGATCAAGAGTGAATTAGAAATCTTATTAAGACAGGCTGAAGAAGCTTGTGATGAAGTGAAGTATGCTCCGTTTGCTGAAAATGAGTGCGATAAAAAAGCGCTTGAGCAAATTCACTTTTCTCGCGTCAAACTAGACTTAGAATAA
- a CDS encoding NAD(P)-dependent alcohol dehydrogenase, whose amino-acid sequence MTTTQAFAAHKPNEALKPFSFERREPRANDVAIDIEFCGVCHSDLHQVRDEWGKGIFPMVPGHEIVGKVTAVGASVKKFKVGDRVGVGCMVDSCLSCPSCSEGLEQFCEQGMIGTYNSMEKDGKTVTQGGYSTKIVVREEFVLRIPDNIPMDKAAPLLCAGITTYSPLRHWNVKPGTKVAVMGLGGLGHMAVKLASAMGAEVTVISSSMKKKEDAVRLGAKNYVVGSDPETAKNYNRYFDVIINTVSAGLNLNQYLQLVKRDGSMVLLGVPEKPEPVHPFPLIMARRSLAGSLIGGIAETQEMLDFCGAKNITPDIEVIPIQKINEAYERMLKGDVRYRFVIDISSLK is encoded by the coding sequence ATGACAACAACTCAAGCCTTTGCTGCTCATAAACCCAATGAAGCTTTAAAACCTTTTTCTTTCGAGCGTCGCGAGCCTCGCGCTAATGATGTGGCGATTGATATTGAATTCTGTGGCGTGTGCCACTCCGATTTGCACCAAGTTCGTGACGAGTGGGGGAAAGGGATTTTTCCTATGGTTCCAGGTCACGAGATCGTGGGCAAGGTGACTGCGGTGGGGGCCTCCGTGAAGAAGTTCAAAGTGGGCGATCGCGTCGGTGTGGGCTGTATGGTGGATTCATGTTTAAGCTGCCCATCTTGCTCTGAAGGACTTGAGCAGTTCTGTGAGCAGGGAATGATTGGCACTTATAACTCCATGGAAAAAGACGGTAAGACCGTCACTCAAGGTGGCTATTCAACGAAGATTGTTGTCCGTGAAGAGTTCGTGTTGCGCATTCCCGATAATATTCCCATGGATAAAGCAGCACCTTTGTTGTGTGCGGGTATCACGACTTATTCTCCGCTTCGTCACTGGAATGTAAAACCAGGAACGAAAGTGGCCGTGATGGGTTTGGGAGGCTTGGGACATATGGCAGTGAAACTTGCGTCAGCGATGGGTGCCGAGGTGACCGTCATCAGTTCTTCCATGAAGAAGAAAGAAGACGCCGTGCGCTTGGGTGCCAAAAACTATGTTGTCGGCTCTGATCCCGAGACAGCAAAGAACTACAATCGCTACTTTGATGTGATCATCAACACGGTTTCTGCGGGATTGAATTTGAATCAGTATCTGCAATTGGTAAAACGTGATGGTTCGATGGTTCTTCTGGGAGTGCCTGAAAAACCAGAACCGGTTCATCCTTTCCCACTTATCATGGCCCGTCGCAGTCTTGCGGGTTCTTTGATTGGTGGCATCGCTGAAACTCAAGAGATGTTGGACTTCTGCGGCGCTAAGAACATCACTCCGGATATCGAGGTGATTCCTATTCAGAAAATCAACGAGGCCTACGAAAGAATGTTGAAAGGGGACGTTCGCTATCGCTTCGTGATTGATATTTCCTCTCTGAAATAA
- a CDS encoding catalase, which produces MMSKTLTTSAGIPVSENQHSITAGERGPVLIQDFHLIEKLAHFNRERIPERVVHAKGSGAYGTFTVTHDITRFTKAALFSKIGKKTDVFLRFSTVAGEKGSADTERDPRGFALKFYTEEGNWDIVGNNTPVFFERDPLKFPDFIHSQKRDPRTGYKNPFRMWDYWANAPEALHQITILFSDRGIPDGYRFMHGFGSHTFSFINDKNERVWVKFHFKSLQGIKNLSVEKATELAGSDPDYAGRDLFEAIERKDFPRWALKVQIMTERQAEQTNFNPFDLTKIWPHKDFPLIDVGVLELNRNPENYFAEVEQAAFSPSNVPPGVGFSPDKMLQGRLFAYPDAHRYRLGVNYQHLPVNRPQSAVNTYHRDGSMRFDNNGGRVDNYEPNGFGGPTQDARYSEPPLPLSGAADRYDAHKDNDDFTQAGNLYRIFTNEERDRLTRNLAGTMKGLPEELQRRNIAHFSKCDPEYGARILAHLGLK; this is translated from the coding sequence ATCATGAGTAAAACACTGACAACATCAGCAGGTATTCCCGTCTCTGAAAATCAACATTCTATCACTGCGGGCGAACGAGGTCCGGTCTTGATCCAAGATTTTCATTTGATCGAAAAACTAGCGCACTTTAATCGCGAAAGAATTCCTGAACGTGTCGTGCACGCGAAAGGCTCGGGAGCTTATGGCACTTTCACTGTCACGCACGACATCACTCGCTTTACGAAAGCCGCCTTGTTTTCCAAAATCGGAAAGAAAACAGACGTGTTCTTACGCTTTTCTACCGTAGCTGGTGAAAAAGGCTCTGCGGATACCGAGCGCGACCCACGTGGTTTCGCTTTGAAGTTTTACACGGAAGAAGGAAACTGGGACATCGTGGGCAACAACACACCGGTTTTCTTTGAAAGAGATCCACTGAAGTTTCCGGATTTTATCCACTCACAAAAGCGCGACCCTCGCACTGGGTACAAAAACCCGTTCCGCATGTGGGACTATTGGGCAAATGCCCCAGAGGCCCTTCATCAAATCACGATTCTTTTCAGTGATCGCGGAATTCCCGACGGCTATCGCTTTATGCACGGTTTCGGAAGTCATACGTTTAGTTTCATCAATGACAAGAACGAACGCGTCTGGGTGAAATTTCATTTCAAATCTCTACAAGGGATAAAAAATCTTTCGGTTGAAAAAGCCACAGAGCTTGCGGGAAGCGATCCCGATTATGCGGGACGCGATCTGTTTGAAGCTATTGAGCGAAAGGATTTTCCTCGCTGGGCTTTAAAAGTTCAAATCATGACGGAAAGACAGGCCGAGCAAACGAACTTTAATCCTTTCGATTTAACGAAAATCTGGCCTCATAAAGACTTTCCTTTGATAGATGTCGGAGTGCTGGAACTCAACCGCAATCCTGAAAACTATTTCGCGGAAGTCGAACAAGCGGCTTTTTCACCAAGCAATGTGCCACCAGGCGTAGGATTTTCTCCGGACAAGATGTTGCAAGGACGACTCTTCGCATATCCCGACGCTCACCGCTATCGTTTGGGTGTGAATTACCAGCATCTGCCTGTGAATCGTCCTCAGTCAGCGGTGAATACTTATCACCGGGATGGAAGCATGCGCTTTGATAATAACGGAGGACGCGTCGACAATTATGAACCCAACGGGTTTGGCGGCCCCACTCAAGATGCTCGTTATAGCGAACCACCACTGCCTTTATCAGGAGCCGCCGATCGCTATGATGCACACAAAGACAATGATGATTTCACTCAAGCCGGAAATCTTTATCGCATTTTCACGAATGAAGAGCGCGATCGACTGACTCGCAATCTCGCAGGAACTATGAAGGGACTTCCAGAAGAGCTGCAAAGAAGAAACATCGCCCACTTTAGTAAGTGTGATCCAGAGTACGGAGCACGTATCCTAGCGCACTTAGGACTTAAATAA
- a CDS encoding cupredoxin domain-containing protein produces MNFVSSKIVQSCTKIALLLLITQSAFAWEVDFSRRQVQFNDVKNEDRLPASIKEDQSVILTKVFDAVEPAQDIVIMNTDKGFVPEVVRLKKGGNYRIHVVNVNGKEKNVSFVLDAFSEHHNTVFGEQKTFSVSPKTDGIFSYQCPETAVQGKFIIYSDIAADRKPASH; encoded by the coding sequence GTGAATTTTGTGAGTTCCAAGATCGTACAGAGCTGCACTAAGATTGCATTGCTTCTACTGATCACTCAAAGCGCGTTTGCCTGGGAAGTGGATTTTTCTCGTCGCCAAGTTCAATTCAACGACGTTAAAAATGAAGATCGCTTGCCTGCGAGCATTAAAGAAGATCAAAGCGTGATTTTAACGAAAGTCTTTGATGCTGTTGAACCTGCTCAAGACATCGTGATCATGAATACCGACAAAGGTTTTGTTCCTGAAGTCGTCCGCTTGAAAAAAGGTGGCAACTACCGCATTCACGTGGTGAACGTGAATGGCAAAGAGAAAAATGTCAGCTTTGTTTTGGATGCTTTTTCTGAGCACCACAACACGGTGTTTGGAGAACAGAAAACATTCTCTGTGTCGCCAAAAACAGACGGCATTTTTTCTTATCAATGCCCGGAAACAGCGGTTCAAGGAAAGTTCATTATTTATTCTGATATTGCGGCAGACAGAAAACCTGCCTCTCATTAA